The following are encoded in a window of Oncorhynchus mykiss isolate Arlee chromosome Y, USDA_OmykA_1.1, whole genome shotgun sequence genomic DNA:
- the LOC110509951 gene encoding EGF-containing fibulin-like extracellular matrix protein 2 codes for MCSMRRTFVLLCVCVSLSLFHHTKSQSPPEGDSLTECTDGYEWDVGSQHCKDINECQTIVEACHGEMKCFNHYGGYLCLPRSASVITAPEPSSQSVAILLVESNEAFSPCPLGYDAQGEGCVDVDECVLDLHDCQPSQQCVNTVGTYSCQCPDGYSNIGIECVDIDECRYRYCQHRCVNVPGSFSCECEPGFQLAGNNRSCVDVNECEMGAPCQQKCYNTYGTFLCRCEPGYELGPDGHSCNDVDECSYSSYMCQFQCVNDPGRFSCICPEGYQLQGTRLCQDVNECETDIDQCGEGQTCINIHGGYQCTDSNRCREPYVLTRALLSDNRCVCPVIKPECRDLPFSIVHRYMSITSERSVPSDIFQIQATRVYPGVYNTFRIRSGDHNGEFYIRQMNNFSAVLVLDRAVTGPKEYTLDLEMVSVNPLISYQTSSALRLSVFVGPYTF; via the exons atgtgtagTATGCGGAGAACATTTGTGTTgttatgcgtgtgtgtgagtttgtcccTCTTCCACCATACAAAGTCTCAATCGCCTCCTGAAGGTGACAGCCTCACG gagtgCACAGATGGTTATGAGTGGGATGTTGGGAGTCAGCATTGTAAAG ATATCAATGAGTGTCAGACCATTGTGGAGGCCTGCCATGGGGAGATGAAGTGTTTTAACCACTATGGTGGTTACCTGTGTCTCCCACGCTCTGCCTCTGTCATCACCGCCCCTGAACCATCCAGCCAATCAGTGGCCATCCTGCTGGTGGAGTCCAACGAGGCCTTCAGCCCCTGTCCTTTAGGCTATGATGCCCAGGGGGAGGGCTGTGTAG acgTGGACGAGTGTGTACTCGATCTTCATGACTGCCAGCCCAGCCAGCAGTGCGTTAACACTGTGGGCACCTACAGCTGCCAGTGTCCAGATGGATACAGTAACATTGGTATTGAGTGTGTGG ATATTGATGAGTGTAGATACAGGTACTGTCAGCATCGCTGTGTAAACGTACCTGGCTCTTTCTCCTGTGAGTGTGAGCCTGGGTTTCAGTTGGCTGGAAACAACCGTTCATGTGTGG ATGTGAATGAGTGTGAGATGGGCGCCCCCTGTCAGCAGAAATGTTACAACACATATGGCACCTTTCTTTGTCGCTGTGAACCAGGCTACGAACTGGGACCAGACGGACACTCATGCAATG ATGTAGACGAGTGCAGCTACTCCAGTTACATGTGCCAGTTTCAGTGTGTTAACGATCCAGGGAGGTTCTCCTGTATCTGTCCAGAGGGGTACCAGCTACAGGGCACCAGACTCTGCCAAG atGTGAATGAGTGTGAAACAGACATAGACCAGTGTGGAGAGGGCCAGACCTGTATTAACATCCATGGGGGTTATCAGTGCACTGATTCCAACCGCTGTCGAGAGCCCTATGTGCTAACAAGAGCCCTATTGTCTGACAA CCGCTGTGTTTGCCCGGTCATCAAGCCTGAGTGTCGTGACCTCCCCTTCTCCATCGTCCACCGTTACATGAGCATCACCTCAGAGCGCTCTGTCCCCTCAGACATCTTCCAGATCCAGGCCACCCGCGTCTACCCTGGAGTCTACAACACCTTCCGCATCCGCTCTGGGGACCACAATGGGGAATTCTACATACGG CAAATGAACAACTTCAGTGCTGTGCTGGTCCTGGACCGTGCTGTGACCGGTCCAAAAGAGTACACCCTGGATCTGGAGATGGTGTCTGTCAACCCCCTCATCAGCTACCAGACCAGCTCTGCCCTGCGACTGTCTGTCTTTGTAGGACCTTACACcttctga
- the LOC110509949 gene encoding neuronal PAS domain-containing protein 4A-like, whose translation MYRSTKGASKARRDQINAEIQNIKELLPISDSDKARLSYLHIMSLACMYTRKSVFFSQGRLYMVTQSVSCDETTNLMLFQELSGLIHELSGFMILLTSDGKLLYLSDNVADHLGHCMVDLVAQSDTVYDIIDPMDHFVIRSNLAGLPMTTTDTDKLFRCRFNTTKFIRRQGAENKLMLVRARCLTPPCPVSAYWTSNPVWVCFCTPLRTKTPYLTIAKSAPLTPPPEQSFLLACFHSQHHRDMRLWDAQDSVTVYLGYDVEFLRSRSWYSLVHPRDLSHASTQHRLLLSEGERRQVDMVVQVEAADHSWVWLYMVLQLNIDENPISCHNYIISESEACSIRQQSSCEVPMQPVGYGLRSSLSSLGEDNFPQKHGGQHQWEPKTSLLSVGPTTSASLTDTKSDILTQRITSHLTNMSEPLPSSLTKPLAPLTMPHPQQMGECACTPPYTPHLASGSFPFVEKLQLNLDPFNAAVSFPMAHEVINSAHSAPAFSQVLSTKHPQVLFLAEPNGKLPPTINSFGGDECSIMGLPQISGPLYVDVPHRPFHGPLNELLLTPEASPTHPPCSFFSTEKEQEREREDISLLAKYISSLAEGFYCDPILPRITPPTFSSSPSLQATSENSSPPCGAECLPWKGLDPPLSREDISLYEESMALESLIEELSTFPLSPSSCSSPPSSSFKSSPPCWPLTPVSRCNPSLFKGESSIGVNHFCSVQSTQCNFMAVGGAMMAVGAGIKRDVEESSESEMDTDVSVEPLLSLPSSAIALTAFQECAPAFVHPAPTIDLPHAQSLLEDLDTMESVFEADTSFNPSRGDNLSCINSHSTIHSQSFHQDGTLRDPLLK comes from the exons ATGTATCGGTCCACAAAAGGAGCCTCAAAGGCTCGGAGGGATCAAATCAACGCAGAGATTCAGAACATCAAGGAACTGTTGCCCATTTCCGATTCGGACAAAGCTCGACTCTCCTACCTACACATCATGTCACTTGCCTGCATGTACACCCGAAAGTCTGTATTCTTCTCTCAAGGTAGGCTTTATATGGTCACACAAAGTGTCTCTTGTG ACGAGACCACGAACTTAATGTTGTTTCAGGAGCTGTCAGGGCTGATACACGAATTGTCAGGTTTCATGATACTCCTAACAAGCGATGGAAAACTTCTGTATCTGTCAGACAACGTCGCAGACCACCTCGGGCATTGCATG GTGGACCTGGTTGCCCAGAGTGATACTGTGTATGATATCATTGATCCTATGGACCACTTTGTCATAAGGAGCAACCTTGCAGGTCTACCGATGACCACTACTGACACAG ACAAGTTATTTCGATGTCGATTCAATACTACAAAGTTCATCCGGCGACAGGGTGCGGAGAACAAGTTGATGCTAGTCAGAGCTCGCTGCCTCACCCCACCTTGCCCTGTCTCTGCATACTGGACCTCCAACCCAGTATGGGTGTGTTTCTGTACCCCCCTGAGGACAAAAACGCCTTACCTTACAATCGCCAAGAGTgcccccctcaccccaccccctgAGCAGTCCTTCCTACTGGCTTGTTTCCACTCTCAACACCACAGGGACATGAGGCTTTGGGATGCCCAGGACAG TGTGACTGTGTACCTGGGCTACGATGTGGAGTTTCTACGCTCTCGCTCCTGGTACAGCCTGGTCCATCCCAGGGATCTCTCCCATGCCTCTACACAGCACCGTCTCCTAT tgagtgaaggagagaggaggcaggtggACATGGTGGTGCAGGTGGAGGCAGCAGACCACTCATGGGTCTGGCTCTATATGGTCCTCCAGCTGAACATCGACGAAAACCCTATCAGCTGCCACAACTACATCATCAG cgAGTCAGAGGCATGTTCAATACGCCAGCAGAGCTCTTGTGAGGTGCCCATGCAGCCAGTTGGTTATGGTCTTCGGTCCAGCCTGTCGTCTCTGGGTGAAGACAACTTCCCCCAGAAACATGGAGGACAACACCAGTGGGAACCAAAGACCAGCCTTCTCTCTGTTGGACCAACCACTTCTGCCTCACTGACTGACACTAAGTCTGATATTCTGACTCAAAGAATTACCTCTCACCTAACCAATATGTCagaacccctcccctcctccctcaccaagCCCCTCGCCCCTCTTACTATGCCCCACCCTCAACAGATGGGGGAGTGTGCATGCACTCCCCCGTATACGCCTCATCTTGCTAGTGGAAGTTTTCCTTTTGTGGAGAAACTGCAACTCAATTTGGATCCTTTCAATGCAGCTGTGTCCTTCCCAATGGCCCATGAGGTTATTAACTCAGCACATAGTGCACCAGCCTTCTCCCAGGTCCTCTCTACCAAGCATCCTCAGGTACTCTTCCTGGCAGAGCCCAATGGAAAGCTGCCCCCCACCATCAATAGTTTTGGGGGAGATGAATGCTCCATCATGGGCCTGCCACAGATTAGTGGTCCCTTGTATGTGGATGTTCCCCACAGGCCCTTCCATGGCCCTCTGAATGAGCTCCTCCTAACTCCAGAGGCTTCCCCCACACATCCTCCCTGCTCCTTCTTCTCCACGGAGAAAGAgcaggagcgagagagggaggacattTCTCTCTTGGCTAAATATATTAGCTCTTTAGCTGAGGGATTCTATTGTGACCCAATTCTCCCCAGAATAACCCCACCCACCTTCTCGTCTTCACCCAGTCTTCAGGCCACATCCGAGAATTCCTCTCCTCCTTGCGGAGCTGAGTGTCTTCCCTGGAAGGGGCTAGACCCGCCCCTTAGCCGAGAGGATATCTCTCTGTATGAGGAGAGTATGGCTCTAGAGAGCCTAATTGAGGAGCTCTCAACTTTCCCTTTGTCCCCCTCTTCatgctcctctcctccatcttcctccttTAAGTCCTCCCCTCCATGCTGGCCACTCACCCCAGTGAGCAGGTGTAACCCCAGCCTCTTCAAGGGTGAATCTTCAATTGGTGTAAACCACTTCTGTAGCGTCCAGTCGACGCAGTGTAACTTCATGGCAGTGGGTGGAGCTATGATGGCCGTCGGGGCAGGGATTAAGAGAGACGTGGAGGAGTCATCTGAGAGTGAGATGGATACGGACGTGTCGGTGGAGCCTCTATTGTCACTACCATCATCAGCCATCGCTCTCACAGCCTTTCAGGAATGTGCCCCTGCCTTTGTCCATCCGGCTCCCACCATTGATTTGCCCCATGCCCAGTCCCTTCTGGAGGATCTGGATACCATGGAATCTGTGTTTGAGGCAGATACCTCTTTCAACCCGTCTCGGGGTGACAACCTGAGTTGTATCAACTCCCACTCAACCATACATTCACAAAGCTTCCACCAAG ATGGAACCCTGCGTGACCCTCTTCTAAAATAA